A DNA window from Haloactinospora alba contains the following coding sequences:
- a CDS encoding fatty acid desaturase — MTAAPEITPEPAPRPAPKNAPEPELDPEGRGKAERYTVFAFVFIPLLALAAAVPLAWGWGLTLTDIVIGAVFYLVSGLGVTVGFHRHFTHGSFKANRPLRIALAIAGSLSIQGSVIKWVADHRRHHKYADVEGDPHSPWRFGDDWRSVAKGLYYAHMAWMYLDEQKTSPKRFTPDLLKDRDVVKVDKMFIPLVLFSLLSPGIIGGLVTMSWWGAATAFFWAGLVRVGLLHHVTWSINSICHTIGEENFEVRDRSRNVWWLAIPSFGESWHNLHHADPTCARHGVLKGQIDISARTIWVFEKLGWATKVRWPKRERLEAKRVSA; from the coding sequence TTGACCGCAGCACCCGAGATCACCCCAGAACCGGCGCCGAGACCGGCGCCGAAGAACGCTCCCGAACCGGAGCTGGACCCGGAGGGCCGCGGCAAGGCCGAGCGCTACACGGTCTTCGCGTTCGTTTTCATCCCGCTGCTGGCACTGGCGGCCGCCGTCCCCCTCGCGTGGGGTTGGGGTCTGACCCTGACCGACATCGTCATCGGCGCCGTCTTCTACCTCGTCAGCGGCCTGGGCGTCACCGTCGGCTTCCACCGGCACTTCACGCACGGTTCGTTCAAGGCCAACCGCCCGCTGCGCATCGCCCTGGCGATCGCCGGGAGCCTCTCCATCCAGGGCAGCGTCATCAAGTGGGTGGCCGACCACCGGCGCCACCACAAGTACGCCGACGTGGAGGGCGACCCGCACTCCCCGTGGCGGTTCGGCGACGACTGGCGCTCGGTGGCGAAGGGCCTGTACTACGCCCACATGGCGTGGATGTACCTGGACGAGCAGAAGACCTCGCCCAAGCGGTTCACCCCGGACCTGCTGAAGGACCGGGACGTCGTCAAGGTCGACAAGATGTTCATCCCGCTGGTGCTGTTCAGCCTGCTCAGCCCCGGCATCATCGGCGGCCTGGTGACGATGTCGTGGTGGGGTGCGGCCACCGCCTTCTTCTGGGCCGGCCTGGTGCGGGTGGGTCTGCTGCACCACGTGACCTGGTCGATCAACTCCATCTGCCATACGATCGGTGAGGAGAACTTCGAGGTGCGGGACCGCTCGCGCAACGTGTGGTGGCTCGCCATCCCGTCGTTCGGCGAGTCGTGGCACAACCTGCACCACGCCGATCCCACCTGCGCGCGGCACGGGGTCCTCAAGGGACAGATCGACATCTCCGCCCGGACGATCTGGGTGTTTGAAAAACTGGGATGGGCCACTAAGGTCCGTTGGCCGAAACGTGAGCGTCTGGAAGCCAAACGCGTCAGCGCCTAG
- the glmU gene encoding bifunctional UDP-N-acetylglucosamine diphosphorylase/glucosamine-1-phosphate N-acetyltransferase GlmU — MSASRPAAVIVLAAGEGTRMKSRHPKVLHEICGRSMLDHVLAAAHELEPEHTVVVVGSGRERVTRHLADTAPDVGTALQEQQNGTGHAVRMAVAQLASRGVSLSGTVVLAYGDTPLLRGRTLDDLVAAHESEGNAVTVLSAEVPDPTGYGRVVRDAEGVFTGIVEHADATERQRGIHEINSGMYAFDGALLTSVVERFSTDNAKGEEYITEAAGILRGDGHRVGAAPAADWVEIQGVNDRVQLAEARRLLNDRLLTRHMREGVTVVDPASTWVDTDVRIGVDAVVEPQTQLRASTEIGEGARVGPGSLLSDTRVGDDAHVSHTVAYSAEIGPETEVGPYTYLRPGSRLDSGSKAGTFVEVKNSTVAEGAKVPHLTYVGDADIGRGANIGASSVFVNYDGVDKHRTTIGDHARTGSDNMFVAPVSVGDGAYTGAGTVVRKDVPSGALSVTHGEQRIIEGWVRRKRPGTPAAEAAEGADDDGTKPDSADDGE, encoded by the coding sequence GTGAGTGCGAGCCGCCCCGCTGCCGTCATCGTCCTCGCCGCGGGCGAGGGCACTCGGATGAAGTCCCGGCACCCCAAGGTTCTGCACGAGATCTGCGGACGCAGCATGCTGGACCACGTGCTGGCCGCAGCGCACGAGCTGGAGCCCGAGCACACCGTGGTCGTCGTCGGCTCCGGCCGGGAGCGCGTCACCCGCCACCTCGCCGACACCGCCCCCGACGTGGGTACCGCCCTGCAGGAGCAGCAGAACGGCACCGGCCACGCCGTACGTATGGCCGTGGCCCAGCTCGCCTCGCGCGGTGTCAGCCTCTCCGGCACGGTGGTGCTCGCCTACGGGGACACCCCGTTGCTGCGCGGGCGCACCCTCGACGACCTCGTCGCGGCCCACGAGTCGGAGGGCAACGCCGTCACCGTGCTGTCCGCGGAGGTTCCCGATCCCACCGGCTACGGCAGGGTGGTGCGCGACGCCGAGGGAGTGTTCACCGGCATCGTCGAACACGCCGACGCGACGGAGCGCCAGCGCGGGATACACGAGATCAACTCCGGGATGTACGCCTTCGACGGCGCGCTTCTCACCAGCGTCGTCGAGCGCTTCTCCACCGACAACGCCAAGGGTGAGGAGTACATCACCGAAGCGGCCGGGATCCTGCGCGGCGACGGCCACCGGGTGGGCGCCGCCCCGGCCGCGGACTGGGTGGAGATCCAGGGCGTGAACGACCGCGTCCAACTCGCCGAGGCCCGGCGGCTGCTCAACGACCGGCTGCTCACCCGGCACATGCGCGAGGGCGTCACGGTGGTCGACCCCGCCTCGACCTGGGTGGACACCGACGTCCGGATCGGCGTGGACGCTGTCGTCGAACCACAGACCCAACTGCGCGCAAGCACCGAGATCGGCGAGGGGGCGCGGGTGGGCCCGGGCTCCCTGCTGAGCGATACCCGCGTGGGGGACGACGCGCACGTCTCCCACACGGTCGCGTACTCGGCCGAGATCGGCCCTGAGACGGAAGTCGGGCCCTACACCTACCTGCGTCCGGGTTCCCGGCTCGACAGCGGTTCCAAGGCCGGAACCTTCGTCGAGGTGAAGAACTCCACCGTGGCGGAGGGGGCGAAGGTCCCGCATCTGACCTACGTCGGTGACGCCGACATCGGACGGGGCGCGAACATCGGGGCGTCCTCGGTGTTCGTCAACTACGACGGTGTCGACAAGCACCGCACCACGATCGGGGACCACGCCCGCACCGGCAGCGACAACATGTTCGTCGCTCCCGTGAGCGTCGGGGACGGCGCCTACACCGGTGCGGGAACGGTGGTCCGCAAGGACGTCCCATCCGGTGCGCTGTCCGTCACACACGGCGAGCAGCGCATCATCGAGGGGTGGGTGCGGCGCAAACGTCCGGGAACACCGGCGGCCGAGGCCGCCGAGGGGGCGGACGACGACGGCACGAAGCCGGACAGCGCCGACGACGGCGAATAA
- a CDS encoding ribose-phosphate diphosphokinase has protein sequence MTGMKSPGQKMLMLFSGRTHPELADQVAEQLGIDVAPTKFEDFANGETYVRFLESVRGSDAFVLQSHADPINESIMEQLIMVDALKRASAKRITVVTPFLGYARQDKKHRGREPISSRLMTDLFRTAGADRLMAVDLHTDQIQGFFDGPVDHLVALPLLSDYMKGRVSSSEATVVSPDAGRVRTADRWADRLSSPLAIIHKRRDPDVANQVKVHEVVGEVEGRTCILVDDMIDTAGTIVKAADALVEQGAKEVLAAATHGVLSGPAAERLQNSRISEVVVTNSLPILEERQFPKLTQLSIAPLLARAVSEVFSDGSVTSLFEDP, from the coding sequence GTGACCGGGATGAAGTCTCCGGGACAGAAGATGCTCATGCTGTTCTCCGGGCGTACCCACCCGGAGCTGGCCGACCAGGTGGCCGAACAGCTCGGTATCGATGTCGCACCGACGAAGTTCGAGGACTTCGCCAACGGTGAGACCTACGTGCGTTTCCTGGAGTCGGTACGCGGCAGTGACGCGTTCGTCCTGCAGAGCCACGCCGACCCGATCAACGAGTCCATCATGGAGCAGCTCATCATGGTGGACGCGCTGAAGCGGGCCTCGGCCAAACGCATCACCGTGGTGACGCCGTTCCTGGGCTACGCGCGCCAGGACAAGAAGCACCGGGGGCGCGAGCCGATCTCCTCGCGCCTCATGACCGACCTGTTCCGCACCGCCGGCGCCGACCGGCTGATGGCCGTGGACCTGCACACCGACCAGATCCAGGGCTTCTTCGACGGGCCGGTGGACCACCTGGTCGCGCTGCCGCTGCTGTCGGACTACATGAAGGGGCGCGTGAGCAGCTCCGAGGCAACGGTGGTCTCCCCGGACGCGGGACGGGTGCGCACGGCCGACCGGTGGGCCGACCGGCTCAGCTCGCCGCTGGCGATCATCCACAAGCGCCGCGACCCGGACGTGGCCAACCAGGTCAAGGTGCACGAGGTCGTGGGTGAGGTCGAGGGCCGCACCTGCATCCTGGTCGACGACATGATCGACACGGCCGGCACGATCGTGAAGGCGGCGGACGCGCTGGTCGAGCAGGGGGCCAAGGAGGTACTGGCCGCGGCGACCCACGGGGTGCTGTCCGGCCCGGCGGCCGAGCGGCTGCAGAACTCGCGCATCTCCGAGGTGGTGGTCACGAACTCCCTCCCGATCCTCGAGGAGCGGCAGTTCCCGAAGCTGACCCAGCTGTCGATCGCTCCGCTGCTGGCTCGTGCGGTGAGCGAGGTCTTCAGCGACGGCTCGGTGACGAGCCTGTTCGAGGACCCCTGA
- a CDS encoding 50S ribosomal protein L25/general stress protein Ctc, with the protein MSEVRIAAEPRTEFGKGAARRTRRAGKVPAVLYGHGTEPRHISLPGHELMMAMKTPNVLLRVEGVDKNNLVLPKEVQRDDIKGFLTHVDLIVVKKGERVNVEIPVTLTGEVPTDGVLNQELVQVEVETEATHIPEGVNYDISELPVGTHVTAGDLNLPAGTTLSGDPETIVLTLSGEQEAAVPEAETEEAEAESEEAAAEASGEASESTEGSGSSGSSESSE; encoded by the coding sequence GTGTCCGAGGTACGCATCGCGGCCGAACCGCGCACGGAATTCGGCAAGGGCGCCGCACGTCGCACCCGCCGCGCGGGGAAGGTGCCGGCCGTGCTCTACGGCCACGGCACTGAGCCCCGCCACATCTCCCTTCCCGGCCATGAGCTGATGATGGCGATGAAGACCCCGAACGTGCTGCTGCGTGTCGAGGGCGTGGACAAGAACAACCTTGTCCTGCCCAAGGAGGTGCAGCGCGACGACATCAAGGGCTTCCTCACCCACGTCGACCTCATCGTCGTGAAGAAGGGCGAGCGGGTGAACGTGGAGATCCCGGTGACACTCACCGGCGAGGTGCCCACCGACGGCGTGCTCAACCAGGAGCTTGTTCAGGTGGAGGTCGAGACCGAGGCCACCCACATCCCGGAGGGTGTCAACTACGACATCTCCGAGCTCCCGGTCGGGACGCACGTCACGGCCGGTGACCTGAACCTGCCCGCCGGCACCACGCTGTCGGGCGACCCGGAGACCATCGTTCTCACGCTCTCCGGCGAGCAGGAGGCGGCCGTTCCGGAGGCCGAGACCGAGGAGGCCGAGGCCGAGTCCGAGGAAGCGGCAGCCGAGGCGAGCGGTGAGGCGTCCGAGTCCACCGAGGGGTCCGGGTCCTCCGGGTCCTCCGAGTCCTCCGAGTAA
- the pth gene encoding aminoacyl-tRNA hydrolase has protein sequence MAPSGENAGEAQRWLVAGLGNPGPKYAGNRHNIGFMVLDALAEQCGERWKRHKTNAQVAEARLEQRPVILAKPQSYMNLSGGPVAGLSRFYRVPLERIVVVHDELDVAYGALRLKRGGGGGGHNGLRSLTSSLGGPDYVRLRMGIGRPPGRTDVAAYVLSDFSTAERKELALTVERGTDAVRTVLAQGLEKAQHVYHTVS, from the coding sequence GTGGCCCCCTCAGGGGAGAACGCGGGCGAAGCCCAGCGGTGGCTGGTCGCGGGGTTGGGCAATCCCGGCCCGAAGTACGCCGGGAACCGGCACAACATCGGTTTCATGGTGCTGGACGCGCTCGCGGAACAGTGCGGCGAGCGCTGGAAGCGGCACAAGACCAACGCACAGGTCGCCGAGGCGCGGCTCGAACAGCGGCCCGTCATCCTGGCGAAGCCCCAGTCCTACATGAACCTCTCCGGCGGTCCGGTCGCCGGGCTGAGCAGGTTCTACCGCGTCCCGCTGGAGCGGATCGTGGTGGTGCACGACGAACTGGACGTCGCCTACGGGGCACTGCGGTTGAAACGCGGCGGTGGCGGCGGCGGGCACAACGGCCTGCGTTCGCTGACCTCCTCGCTGGGCGGGCCGGACTACGTCCGGCTGCGGATGGGGATCGGCCGCCCGCCCGGCCGGACGGACGTCGCCGCCTACGTTCTCTCGGACTTCTCCACCGCGGAACGCAAGGAACTCGCGCTCACCGTCGAGCGCGGCACCGACGCGGTGCGGACCGTGTTGGCTCAGGGTTTGGAGAAAGCCCAGCACGTGTATCACACTGTGTCGTGA
- a CDS encoding 3'(2'),5'-bisphosphate nucleotidase CysQ — translation MNNIRNDHEVARDLATEAGQQLLKLRAKHGFDEPEVLRTLGDRTSHEFLFSALGRLRPSDPVLSEEGADNEARLESQRVWIIDPLDGTREFSESGRTDWAVHVALWENGELTAGAVALPAQGSTLSTVDPPWLPEERPAGQRLRITASRTRSPEFVQRMSTQLGAEVVPMGSAGAKICAVLLGIADIYVHAGGQYEWDSAAPVAVAREAGLHASRIDGSRLTYNGEEPWLPDILVCRPELSGMLLASIRDVADRDGAGPHSGE, via the coding sequence GTGAACAACATCCGAAACGATCATGAGGTGGCACGCGATCTCGCGACCGAAGCGGGCCAGCAGCTGCTCAAGCTGCGGGCGAAGCACGGCTTCGACGAGCCCGAGGTGTTGCGTACGCTCGGTGACCGAACCTCGCACGAGTTCCTCTTCTCCGCGCTGGGCCGGCTGCGCCCCAGCGACCCGGTGCTCTCCGAGGAGGGGGCCGACAACGAGGCGCGGCTGGAGTCCCAGCGGGTGTGGATCATCGATCCGCTCGACGGCACGCGGGAGTTCTCCGAGTCGGGCCGCACCGACTGGGCGGTGCACGTCGCCCTGTGGGAGAACGGTGAACTGACCGCGGGCGCGGTCGCCCTGCCGGCGCAGGGGAGCACACTGTCGACGGTGGACCCGCCGTGGCTGCCCGAGGAGCGGCCCGCCGGGCAGCGCTTGCGGATCACCGCCAGCCGGACGCGTTCTCCCGAGTTCGTCCAGCGCATGTCCACACAGCTCGGGGCCGAGGTGGTCCCGATGGGCTCGGCCGGTGCGAAGATCTGTGCCGTGCTGCTGGGAATCGCCGACATCTACGTGCACGCCGGCGGGCAGTACGAGTGGGACAGCGCGGCGCCGGTGGCCGTCGCTCGGGAGGCGGGTCTGCACGCCTCGCGGATCGACGGGTCGAGGCTGACCTACAACGGGGAAGAGCCCTGGCTACCCGATATTCTGGTATGTCGACCGGAATTGTCGGGCATGTTGTTGGCAAGTATCCGCGATGTCGCGGATCGGGACGGCGCGGGGCCCCACTCGGGAGAGTGA
- the cysD gene encoding sulfate adenylyltransferase subunit CysD has protein sequence MDQTDTPVKGNYQLSQLDVLESEAIFIMREVASEFERPVLLFSGGKDSLVMLRLAEKAFWPGAIPFPVMHVDTGHNFEEVMEFRDRRLAEAGVELVVASVQEQIDAGKVTEPTGRSAGRNRLQTPALLEALEKHRFDAVFGGARRDEEKARAKERVFSFRDEFGQWDPKGQRPELWNTFNTRIKPGEHMRVFPLSNWTELDIWGYIARERLELPSIYYAHKRQVFERDGILLADHPVTQRGADEEAFEATVRYRTVGDISCTGAVRSTAVELDDIIAEIAATRVTERGQTRADDRSSEAAMEDRKREGYF, from the coding sequence ATGGATCAGACCGATACACCAGTGAAGGGGAACTACCAGCTCTCGCAGCTGGACGTTCTCGAGTCAGAAGCGATCTTCATCATGCGCGAGGTCGCCTCGGAGTTCGAGCGGCCGGTGCTGCTGTTCTCCGGCGGCAAGGACTCCCTGGTGATGCTGCGCTTGGCGGAGAAGGCGTTCTGGCCGGGGGCGATCCCGTTCCCCGTGATGCACGTCGACACGGGGCACAACTTCGAGGAGGTCATGGAGTTCCGGGACCGCCGCCTCGCTGAGGCGGGCGTGGAGCTGGTCGTGGCCTCGGTACAGGAGCAGATCGACGCGGGCAAGGTCACCGAACCGACCGGACGCTCGGCCGGACGCAACCGGTTGCAGACCCCGGCGCTGCTGGAGGCGCTGGAGAAGCACCGGTTCGACGCCGTGTTCGGCGGGGCCCGGCGGGACGAGGAGAAGGCCCGCGCCAAGGAGCGGGTGTTCTCCTTCCGGGACGAGTTCGGTCAGTGGGACCCCAAGGGGCAGCGGCCCGAGCTGTGGAACACGTTCAACACCCGGATCAAGCCGGGGGAGCACATGCGGGTCTTCCCCCTGTCCAACTGGACCGAGCTGGACATATGGGGTTATATCGCCCGGGAGCGGCTGGAGCTGCCCTCGATCTACTACGCCCACAAACGCCAGGTGTTCGAGCGTGACGGCATCCTCCTGGCCGACCACCCGGTGACCCAGCGCGGTGCGGACGAGGAAGCGTTCGAGGCGACGGTGCGCTACCGCACCGTCGGGGACATCTCCTGCACCGGAGCTGTCCGCTCCACCGCCGTCGAGCTGGATGACATCATCGCCGAGATCGCGGCCACCCGGGTCACCGAGCGCGGTCAGACCCGGGCCGACGACCGCTCCAGCGAGGCGGCGATGGAAGACCGCAAACGCGAGGGCTACTTCTGA
- the cysN gene encoding sulfate adenylyltransferase subunit CysN, which translates to MSTDILRFATAGSVDDGKSTLIGRLLYDSKSIFEDQLDAVERTSRGRGEEQANLALLTDGLRAEREQGITIDVAYRYFATPRRTFIIADTPGHVQYTRNMVTGASTSDLAVILIDARNGLQEQSRRHAFLASLLQVPHLVLAVNKMDLVDYSQERFEEIQREFSEFAAKLDVNDLTFVPISALHGDNVVERSLNMPWYEGPSLLHLLENVHIASDRNLIDVRFPVQYVVRPHKADNPELHDFRGYSGRVAGGVLKPGDEVTHLPSDLNTRIKRIVTADGDVDEAFPPMSVTLLLEDDIDVSRGDMICRPHNRPRSAQNVDAMISWMSPGRTLTPRSKLLVKHTTRTAKVMVRDLYYRLDVNTLHRDEEAAELGLNEIGRVSLRSADPLFVDEYRDNRLTGGFILIDPDTNETVGAGMVVDAE; encoded by the coding sequence ATGAGTACTGACATTCTGCGGTTCGCAACAGCCGGATCCGTCGACGACGGCAAGAGCACACTGATCGGCCGGCTGCTCTACGACTCCAAGTCCATCTTCGAGGACCAGCTCGACGCGGTCGAGCGGACCAGCCGCGGCCGCGGCGAGGAACAGGCCAACCTGGCACTGCTCACGGACGGGCTGCGCGCCGAGCGTGAGCAGGGGATCACGATCGACGTCGCCTACCGGTACTTCGCGACGCCGCGCCGCACGTTCATCATCGCCGACACGCCCGGCCACGTCCAGTACACCCGCAACATGGTCACCGGGGCGTCCACCTCGGACCTTGCGGTCATCCTGATCGACGCCCGCAACGGGCTGCAGGAGCAGAGCCGCAGGCACGCCTTCCTCGCCTCGCTGCTCCAGGTGCCGCACCTGGTGCTGGCGGTCAACAAGATGGACCTCGTGGACTACTCCCAGGAGCGGTTCGAGGAGATCCAGCGGGAGTTCTCCGAGTTCGCCGCGAAGCTGGACGTCAACGACCTGACGTTCGTTCCGATCTCGGCGCTGCACGGCGACAACGTGGTGGAGCGTTCGCTGAACATGCCGTGGTACGAGGGGCCGTCCCTCCTCCACCTCCTGGAGAACGTCCACATCGCCTCCGACCGCAACCTCATCGACGTGCGGTTCCCGGTGCAGTACGTCGTCCGGCCGCACAAGGCCGACAACCCGGAGCTGCACGACTTCCGCGGCTACTCCGGCCGGGTGGCCGGCGGCGTCCTCAAACCGGGCGACGAGGTGACACACCTGCCGTCGGACCTGAACACCCGGATCAAGCGGATCGTGACCGCGGACGGGGACGTCGACGAGGCCTTCCCGCCGATGTCGGTGACGCTGCTGCTCGAGGACGACATCGACGTCTCGCGCGGTGACATGATCTGCAGGCCGCACAACAGGCCGCGCTCCGCCCAGAACGTCGACGCGATGATCTCGTGGATGTCCCCGGGCCGGACGCTGACGCCGCGGTCCAAACTGCTGGTCAAGCACACCACCCGCACGGCCAAGGTGATGGTGCGCGACCTGTACTACCGGTTGGACGTCAACACGCTGCACCGCGACGAGGAGGCCGCCGAGCTGGGACTCAACGAGATCGGCCGGGTGAGCCTGCGTTCCGCCGACCCGCTGTTCGTCGACGAGTACCGCGACAACCGGCTCACCGGCGGGTTCATCCTCATCGACCCGGACACCAACGAGACCGTGGGTGCCGGGATGGTCGTGGACGCCGAGTGA
- a CDS encoding oxygenase MpaB family protein, protein MALTYDDYLTDLKHAGDPDADAVVRELLDNGQVNSVNELFREFGAADQDVPSQAPPVLADYLEKTRSFPDWMESQRLDDIAEFFQHHHLAASAIQATAGLVGTYLSPVGAKTLLSTHQLSQQPHRRLSQSTRLFMGMGDEDAFTDRSKLVPTCQKVRLVHAAIRELHRRSGEWDTQRDGAPVSQLYTAGAAVVFSVGALDAMERIGVSVTEREADGFYYAWRVVGHFLGIPDAYMPASRAEAKNLWDEARDREWARSDEGVLLTRECIDLYESYMPPGLEGAVPAFLRLALSDTYADMMEVPRSAYDLGADALSTGASALLGSSATQNAAVRPVLDALSTGVERVSREAFTHGQETEPQMSDRIQ, encoded by the coding sequence TTGGCCCTCACCTACGACGACTACCTCACCGACCTCAAACACGCCGGTGACCCGGACGCTGACGCCGTCGTCCGGGAACTCCTGGACAACGGCCAGGTCAACAGCGTCAACGAACTGTTCCGGGAGTTCGGCGCGGCCGACCAGGACGTCCCCTCCCAGGCCCCGCCGGTCCTGGCCGACTACCTGGAGAAGACCCGGAGCTTCCCCGACTGGATGGAGTCCCAGCGGCTGGACGACATCGCCGAGTTCTTCCAGCACCACCACCTCGCGGCCTCGGCCATCCAGGCGACGGCCGGGCTGGTGGGTACCTACCTCTCCCCCGTCGGCGCGAAGACGCTGCTGTCCACCCACCAGCTCTCGCAGCAGCCGCACCGGCGCCTCTCCCAGTCGACGCGGCTGTTCATGGGCATGGGGGACGAGGACGCGTTCACCGACCGCTCCAAGCTCGTCCCCACCTGCCAGAAGGTCCGCCTCGTCCACGCGGCGATCCGGGAGCTCCACCGCCGCTCCGGCGAGTGGGACACCCAGCGGGACGGCGCCCCGGTCTCCCAGCTCTACACCGCCGGGGCCGCCGTCGTGTTCTCCGTCGGCGCGCTGGACGCGATGGAGCGTATCGGAGTGTCGGTCACAGAGCGCGAGGCCGACGGGTTCTACTACGCCTGGCGCGTCGTCGGGCACTTCCTCGGCATCCCGGACGCGTACATGCCCGCGAGCCGCGCCGAGGCCAAGAACCTGTGGGACGAGGCGCGGGACCGGGAGTGGGCCCGCAGCGACGAGGGCGTGCTGCTGACCCGGGAGTGCATCGACCTCTACGAGTCCTACATGCCCCCGGGCCTGGAGGGTGCCGTTCCGGCGTTCCTGCGGCTGGCGCTGTCCGACACCTACGCCGACATGATGGAGGTGCCCCGGTCGGCCTACGACCTCGGTGCCGACGCCCTGTCGACCGGAGCGTCAGCGCTGCTGGGCAGCTCGGCGACGCAGAACGCCGCGGTGCGGCCGGTACTGGACGCGCTGAGCACCGGGGTGGAGCGGGTGAGCCGTGAGGCGTTCACCCACGGGCAGGAGACCGAACCCCAGATGTCCGACCGTATCCAGTGA